The genomic region TAGTCAAATTCAACCAAgttgaaagaaaaaactaatatGCATGGATTAAGCATGTCATCTAAAGAGTTTGGATTGAGTAAACCAAAAAAGGTACAAAACTGTTCTTGTTTTGGCAGGTTGGCTTGGTTTTGCCGTAATGTCCACGGTCACGGATAGAAGAGGGTGAACCAATCGTCACGCGAAAAACATCTGAAAGCATCCGCCAAAATGTTACCTTTGACCTGCAATACAATATGGCGAGTGTACAGGTCATTGTAATGCAAACAGGCACTGAGAAATAATATTACCAATACCACATACCATATACACAAAAGATGGAAGTGACAAATAAAGTTCCCataagtaaaatgtattgaagACAAATGAATGTGGTTGACTGGTTTACTGTGGCTGAGATTGATTTGTGATTCTAGACCAAGTTCAGCATctgaggaagaaaaagaaaagcatgtTAGAACAAATAGAACAGAAATATCATAGTTTGCAACAACCTCCCAGCTGGCAAAGCTGGTTGACCTGGTTGCAATTATGGCATTTTCTCTATCTTTGCAAACAACATGTAAATCAAgtgtttttataaagcccttttcagatAGGCAGTTGTTGCATGGTGCTTATACAGCTCAAAACCTCAACAAgcaaaataaaagataaaataaaagaaGCCCAATAGCTAGGAATAATGTATTCATATCATAGAGAGGAAACCTGGAGAGGAGCAGAGCTTCAAAGGTTtgtcagtcctcttctgactgtaCTGTGTGAGATTAGAACAGTCATGGCCATTCAAAGAAAATAGAAGTAACTAATATTTAATTAACTAAAGAGAACCAATGTCAATAAAACTAAACAATACTGAACCGGAGAACTCTCCCAACATGCACTTTTTTTTTGACCATTTACTCTCTGGACCATCCGCTTTTATCAGAAATTAGCCTGTTGTTGCTCCTGAATGGTGCATCCATTcagtcactgccttgcagttCAGTGCATCATTGTGAGACTAGGGTTCAAATCCTGATAGTGGGGTAGCTCCTGGATCCTACATAGGGCTGTGAAAGTTTCCCATCACTGTCTGGGTTTGTGAGGTTAGTAATCCAATATGGTTGCCTTGCATTATTGTGCTCTAGCAACTTGAACAGGTGTGAGCTTCATACATCCAAGCGTGTAAGGATTTGGGTCTAGACTTCTCAGAAGAGTCATAAGAACCAGAACAGCTTCGGATATGATTCAGAAGATGAATGTAGACCATCGACTGTGTCTGCTTTGAGTTGCTGTTATGAAGTAGGGACTTAATTTACTAACTGGATATCGCGCAAGGAAGGAGATTAACCATTTAGTTGAATGGACAATACCTTGTGTATTCTGCTCAgatgacaaataaaatgtaaactgaaGAATGCCACCTACCTTGTTCTGCTTTGCTGGCATGGCCTGTTCGGGGTACTTCGAAAGTCTGTTCACATAACCTCTTGTGACCTAGGAAAGATTGCAGAGGAGAGTGTTTTGATGTTGAACGGTATTTGTCTGTGGTTGCAAGTTGGCAACAACATTCGTTCATCCAGACTCTACTGGTAatgtataaagggctttataaatgaaattgattgattgattggtatgCACCCTCTACAGTCTTACTTGGAAGTCAGCGAGCCATGTCTTGTGGTCGTAGACTGACTTAGTCATGTTGATCTTTTTTAGAATGGCTTGGTTCTCCAGTGAAATCTTCACCAGCTCCCTGTTTCGCAGGTCTGCATTCACACTGGATATGCAATGAGAAATGTGCAGTACTTATTGTTTCAATCATTTAGCTGGTGCTCTTTTCCAGATGGACTTACAATGATGAGCCAGAACATTATgtccacctgccta from Esox lucius isolate fEsoLuc1 chromosome 5, fEsoLuc1.pri, whole genome shotgun sequence harbors:
- the LOC105030360 gene encoding uncharacterized protein CFAP97D1 isoform X1 — encoded protein: MKKADYLAFPAIVGTTGQYNNMRKMWDGQHYKYHIDRMQKAKQMIDNKAPRTFLHCHLKMKKIQMEQERLMELERDNRLLVSRIARTMGTKGGLDNWNEYQPKPSVNADLRNRELVKISLENQAILKKINMTKSVYDHKTWLADFQVTRGYVNRLSKYPEQAMPAKQNKVGGILQFTFYLSSEQNTQGIVHSTKWLISFLARYPVSKLSPYFITATQSRHSRWSTFIF
- the LOC105030360 gene encoding uncharacterized protein CFAP97D1 isoform X3, whose protein sequence is MEQERLMELERDNRLLVSRIARTMGTKGGLDNWNEYQPKPSVNADLRNRELVKISLENQAILKKINMTKSVYDHKTWLADFQVTRGYVNRLSKYPEQAMPAKQNKVGGILQFTFYLSSEQNTQGIVHSTKWLISFLARYPVSKLSPYFITATQSRHSRWSTFIF